The sequence GGATTCCGCGAAGGTACCTGCTATTAAAAACCTTCCATCTCCTACCGATgtcaagggtgttcggagttttctcgggcacaccggtttttaccggcgattgattaaggatttttccaaaatcgctaacccgatgaataaactcctcgaaaaggacacaccttgggACTTCTTCGAAGAGTGTCAAAATACATTCGAACTTCTTGAGGAGAAACGcatcaatgcacctatcataattgctccgaattggtctcttctattcgagcttatgtgtgatgcatccgattTTGCTGTTGACGCTATTTTGGGCCAAAGGGTTGAGAAACATTtccaacccatttattatgcaagcaagaacTTGCAAGGAGCATAGTTGAATTACACTACCACTGAGAAGGAGCTCTTTGAGGTGGTCATTTCATTCGATAAGTTCCGATCCTACTTAGTTTTGTCAAAGACTATTGTTTTTATGGACCATTCTGCTTTAAAGTACCTCTTCTCGAAACCGGATGCCAAACCTCGATTGCTTAGATGGATCtttcttttgcaagaattcgatatcgagatccgagataaaaagggtgtCGAGAATCttgcggctgaccacttgtctagactagaGAATCCACATCTCAAAGTCCTTCATGAGTTGAGTATTcacgatgattttcccgatgagtaTCTCATGAAGAtcgacaaggtggacgagccatggtatgtTGACATTGCCAATTATCTTGTTGGGAAATTCCTAGAGAAaatgtggtcacatcaaaagaggaagaaatttttCAGTCACCTTAAGCACTATTTCTGGAAGGATCCCTATCTTTTTCCTTGTTGTCCGGATGGAATCATTCGAAGGTGCGTTTCCGGTGAGGAATGCACTCGTATTTTGTTGAAGTGCCATTTTGGCCTGACAGGTGGGcattttggtccccaaatcacgggtaAGAAGGTGTATGAGGTTGGTTTTTATTGGCCTAGTATTTTGAAGGATGCCCATTCCATTTGTAAATCATGTGACGCTTGTCAACGGGCTGGAAAAGTCACCAAACATgacgaaatgcctcaacaaagcatccaagtatgtgaGGCGTTtgacatttggggcattgattttaTGGGCCCGTTTTCTAAATCCCATAACTATCTCTAGATACTCATTGCAattgattatgtgtctaaatgggcggaggcaaaccTCTCcctactaacgatgcacgagttgtaatcacGTTCTTGATGGGGATTTTTGCCCGTTTTGGTACTCCGAAGGCTCTTATTAGTGATAGGGGCACCCACTTTTACAATGCGCAAATGGAAAGGTTTTGAAACgatatggagtgatccataaaGTTTCTACCTCTTACCACCTACAAACTAGTGGgaaagttgaaaacaccaaccgatcTCTTAAACGAATTCTTGAAAAGACCGTTGATTCAAATCCTAAGGAATGGTCCAATAAACTCgatgatgcattgtgggcatttcTTACTGCCTACAAGACTCCTATTGGGACCACTCCTTTTCGTTTGGTTTATGGcaaagcatgtcatctccctttggagatcgaGCACAAAGCACATTGGGCTCTTAGGACATGCAATCTTGATTATCATGAGGCGGGTCGGTTTCGGTTGACCCAATTGAATGAATTAGATGAGTTGATGCAAGATTCCTATGAGAACTCGCTCATCTATAAGGAAAAAATGAAGAGGTGGCATGTCAATCAGATCAAAAgtccaaaagaatttaaggaatacGACCGTGTTCTTTTTTATAACTCGCGTTTCAAATTATCACCGGGAAAGCTCAAGTCCTGTTGGTCGGGACCATTCGTGGTTAGGAAAGTGTACCCATATGGTACGGTGGAATTGTTTAACTCAAATGGCGAAGGCTTtaaggtgaatggccaccgggtcaaacactatgtggaTGGTCCCCTTGAAATCGAAGAAGAGGTTACCCTCGACTTCGATCCGAAAGACGATTAATTTTGAGGGACGAGTCGAGTGAACGACTCGAAAATAAAAATCACGGTTGTTGTATTTTATTGTGTATTTTGCTCAATTGTGTGTTTGAAAGATGAAAAAGGCAATATGATCATTGGGACATGCTAAGGGTTATTTGTT comes from Rutidosis leptorrhynchoides isolate AG116_Rl617_1_P2 chromosome 4, CSIRO_AGI_Rlap_v1, whole genome shotgun sequence and encodes:
- the LOC139841314 gene encoding uncharacterized protein, with protein sequence MDHSALKYLFSKPDAKPRLLRWIFLLQEFDIEIRDKKGVENLAADHLSRLENPHLKVLHELSIHDDFPDEYLMKIDKVDEPWYVDIANYLVGKFLEKMWSHQKRKKFFSHLKHYFWKDPYLFPCCPDGIIRRCVSGEECTRILLKCHFGLTGGHFGPQITGKKVYEVGFYWPSILKDAHSICKSCDACQRAGKVTKHDEMPQQSIQVCEAFDIWGIDFMGPFSKSHNYL